DNA sequence from the Alkaliphilus metalliredigens QYMF genome:
AAAATGATCCACCGTGCCTCTTCCATTTTCCCCCAAAACACCTGATCCATGGGCATCATCTACGTAGGTCATGGCCCCATACTTTTCTGCTAATTCCACAATATCAGGTAAGGGTGCAATATCACCATCCATACTAAATACACCATCTGTGATAATCAGTTTATTTCTGTACTTATCTTGGTTTTCCTTTAGGACCTGCTCTAGATTATCCATATCAGCATGTTTAAATACAGTTTTATCTGCTCTACTGAGTCGTGCGCCATCAATAATACTTGCATGGTTTAATTGATCGGAGATGATTAAATCTCCCTTCTCTGTAACTGCTTGGATGGTACCAGCATTACAATTAAATCCCGATTGGAATACCATTACCGCTTCTTCTCTTTTAAATTCAGCTAAGACACGCTCTAGCTCTTCATGGATATCCATGTTTCCAACAATGGTTCTTACGGCTCCAGCTCCTACCCCGTACTTTTCAACTGCATCGATTGCTGCCTTCTTTATCTGTGGATGATTAGCAAATCCTAGGTAGTTATTAGATGATAGGTTAATCACCTTTTTCCCATTTAGCATAATCTCAGCCTCATTTGGGCCTTCTAAAATTGGAAGCTTACGATAGACACCGTCGTTTTTCAATTCTTGGATTTTTTCTTTTAAAAATTGTAACTCGTGAACATTATTCATTTTTATGTACCTCCTTCATTAATTTTTTTATTAAAACCTTATCTTTGAGGGGCAATTCCCCATCTAGTTCCTTGGTGTTTCAGCTTGATGAAACCAGTTTACTATTATTCATTGTGTACCCTAGGGCAACTAATTAAACACGTAGTCCTATGATTAATTAGTTTATTTCCAAGCTTCTAGGGTTTCTTTATTTGGAAATAAAACAATCTTGCCACAATTCCATTCATTGTAATCCCTTTAAAAATCACATCATTAAATTCTTTTCATTAGTTATTATACAACAATTAGTAACAAATTCCTCCTGTCTAACTAAAGTTCCAATATTAAAACGATTTAGATTTCATAAGATATTTATATGAATATTGAATGAATGTCTTTATTTGTAACGATTTATTATTATTTATTAAACATACTGTTGACGCAAGTCTAAAAAAGACACCTACTAGGTGTCTTTTTTAGACTTGTATTTCCTACTATATTTTTCAAGTCTTCTCTCTACTGCTTCATAAACCACATCTGCTGGTACATCTGTTAATATTTCAATTCCCTCATTAATGTGCTTGATGGCATACATATGGAACTTCTCTTGCCTGACTGCACTTACAACTTCATCGCTAAGCATGAGATCATCAATATTTTGATAAGGAATCACGACACCTTGATTACCGGTCAACCCTCTCTTTTGACACAAATGATAAAAACCTTCCACTTTTTCAGTCACACCTCCCACTGGCTGAATAAATCCTTTTTGATTAACGGACCCAGTGACAGCAATAGACTGTTTTAATGGAATATTAGCCATATTGGAAAGTAATGCAAATAATTCCGCTCCTGAAGCACTATCCCCATCTATTCCTCCATAGGATTGTTCAAAGCAAATACGTGCTGTTAGGTTAAATTCTCTCCCTTGAGCAAATCGTTCCATCAAAAATCCAGTTAGAATCATCACTCCTTTATCATATATGTCTCCACTTAAGTTAGCTTCACGCTCAATATTGACGATATTTCCTTTTCCTCGACTGACTGTAGTTGTAATCGCACTTGGCTTACCAAAACGGTATTCCCCCATGTTAATCACAGAAAGACCATTGATTACCCCCACCTTCACCCCTTTCACATCAATTAATATTTTCCCTTCCTTGAACATTTCTTCTGATTTATTCTGATATTTTTTTAGCCTAGCCCACTTTTCATGAATCGCTAAATTGACATCCCTTTCAGTAATAATTTCATGTTGGTTACTATTTGCCCATTGATTAGCTTCAATGATGATCTCAATCACTTTATTGAATCGACATGATAGTTTTTTTTGGCTGCCAGCCAATCGAGAACTGTATTCGATGACCCTGGCGGCACCTGTTTTATCAAGTGCTCTAGTCCCTTCCCTTTGTGTGTAACAGCTAATAAATTGAACCATCTGCTGTTCATGTTCAGGGCTACGGTCCATTTCTTCCTGGAAGTCTACTAGGATTTTGAAGTACTTTTCAAAATCATCATCATGCTGGTATAGCAGCTGGTGAAGCATCCCACTTCCAATCATGATCACCTTCAAGTTGATTGGTATTGGTTCTAGTTTAAAGGAACTTCCATCTGCCACCCCTAATTTACTCGTCATGTTTTCAATTGTAATCTCTTTGGTTTGCAAAATTCGTTTTAGTGTTTCCCAGGCAAAGGGATTTGTCAAAAGCTGCCTTGCCTCAACAATTAAGTAACCTCCATTAGCTGACTGTATGGCTCCTGGTTTGATCTTTAGAAAATTTGTTCTTAGGTTCCCATTTACATTTTCATACTCTATTTTACCCGTCAAGTTATTTAATGTAGGATTAAACTCTAATATCACCGGTGCCCCCTCAGTCTTACTGTGGTCAATAAATAAGTTGACCATATATCTTTTAAAGAAATCATTTTCTTCAATTTCACTACTAATGCTGACTATTTCTCCATCTTCCTCCGCCATAAATCGATGGATATTTTCAATTAGATCCTGTTCGACTCGCCTAATATGATCCATTACTTTTTCGCAGTCCTTATATTTATCAAGAAAATCTCCAATTAATGGGCGTACAACAAATAGTCCAACCTTGATTTCTAGTTGAAGTAATTTTTTCTTTGCCAAACGTTCTAATTGTTTTACCTTGGTGACAATTGATAAAGCCCTTTGATGAACTTCCTCCATTCTAACTTCTAATTCCTCCTGGGATTCATCATCTAAGGCCATCATTTCCTCTTCACTGGCCTCTTCCCCCTCTAACAAAGGTGTGAAGGTAAATCCAGTACTGGTGCTCTTAACAGAAAACTGCTTTTCATTGGCATAGGCTGACAGGTCTTGTATCAGCTTATTTTTTTGCTCCTGAAATTTTTTTAATATGCCATTACGCTGGTGATCATAATCTTCACTATTAAAAGCTTGGGGGACCTGTGTTAAGACATCTTTTATTAATTCTCTCATATCGACTTGAAAGTTTTTTCCCATTCCCGCAGGCATGTTTAATGCAATTATTTTAGCATCTTCATCAAGTCCATAAACATAGCACCAGTCTTGGGGAATTGTTTTTTTCTTTGCTGCAGCCTCAACGACTTCTTTTGCATAGGTGGTCCTTCCCGTCCCCTTGGCACCACTGATATAAATATTATAGCTGGGATGCTCAACTTCTAAGCCAAACTCCATTGCTGCTTCAGCAGTTTTTTGTCCCATAATTCCCATAAGGCAC
Encoded proteins:
- a CDS encoding glycine C-acetyltransferase, whose product is MNNVHELQFLKEKIQELKNDGVYRKLPILEGPNEAEIMLNGKKVINLSSNNYLGFANHPQIKKAAIDAVEKYGVGAGAVRTIVGNMDIHEELERVLAEFKREEAVMVFQSGFNCNAGTIQAVTEKGDLIISDQLNHASIIDGARLSRADKTVFKHADMDNLEQVLKENQDKYRNKLIITDGVFSMDGDIAPLPDIVELAEKYGAMTYVDDAHGSGVLGENGRGTVDHFGLHGRVDFTIGTLSKAIGVIGGYVAGSHTMKEWLSHRGRPLLFSTSLPPAAVGSIIEAVKLLMSTTEYTDRLWDNAKYFKEKISQLGFDIGHSGTPITPVIIGEEGKAMAFSKKLLENGVFVSGIIFPTVAKGTGRVRCMVTAGHTKEQLDRAVEVFKKVGQEMDLL
- a CDS encoding Lon protease family protein, with the protein product MKTYPKLSYQQLKKYCDLTRFKFDKTDEVPCLMGIMGQKTAEAAMEFGLEVEHPSYNIYISGAKGTGRTTYAKEVVEAAAKKKTIPQDWCYVYGLDEDAKIIALNMPAGMGKNFQVDMRELIKDVLTQVPQAFNSEDYDHQRNGILKKFQEQKNKLIQDLSAYANEKQFSVKSTSTGFTFTPLLEGEEASEEEMMALDDESQEELEVRMEEVHQRALSIVTKVKQLERLAKKKLLQLEIKVGLFVVRPLIGDFLDKYKDCEKVMDHIRRVEQDLIENIHRFMAEEDGEIVSISSEIEENDFFKRYMVNLFIDHSKTEGAPVILEFNPTLNNLTGKIEYENVNGNLRTNFLKIKPGAIQSANGGYLIVEARQLLTNPFAWETLKRILQTKEITIENMTSKLGVADGSSFKLEPIPINLKVIMIGSGMLHQLLYQHDDDFEKYFKILVDFQEEMDRSPEHEQQMVQFISCYTQREGTRALDKTGAARVIEYSSRLAGSQKKLSCRFNKVIEIIIEANQWANSNQHEIITERDVNLAIHEKWARLKKYQNKSEEMFKEGKILIDVKGVKVGVINGLSVINMGEYRFGKPSAITTTVSRGKGNIVNIEREANLSGDIYDKGVMILTGFLMERFAQGREFNLTARICFEQSYGGIDGDSASGAELFALLSNMANIPLKQSIAVTGSVNQKGFIQPVGGVTEKVEGFYHLCQKRGLTGNQGVVIPYQNIDDLMLSDEVVSAVRQEKFHMYAIKHINEGIEILTDVPADVVYEAVERRLEKYSRKYKSKKDT